One Coregonus clupeaformis isolate EN_2021a chromosome 21, ASM2061545v1, whole genome shotgun sequence DNA window includes the following coding sequences:
- the LOC121535504 gene encoding semaphorin-4E-like — MHPLVVVRLFWLLPLALTLDAHSPLDCIPRKTVPYHRENGRLFREEGVWNYSTMLLREDLGLLLLGARENIYALDINDISNKKSSVSWKVTEKQQKECSYKGKDQIECQNYIRVLHTMEDDRMYVCGTNAFNPECDYMSYKDGELTLEKKKEDGKGKCPFDPFQRYSSIMIDKTLYSATSMNFLGSEPVVMRSSPSSIRTEFKSSWLHEPNFISMAQMPESKSSSTGDDDKVYLFFSETAVEYDFYSKLVVSRVARVCKGDLGGQRTLQKKWTSFLKARVDCPVLESQLPYIIQDTYRWCEEGDWRSCVFYAVFTSQSDRADLSAVCAYRVLDIGRVFSEGKYKTPVTVETSFVKWVMYSGDVPSPRPGACINDDARNQGITQTLDLPDRTLQFIRDRPLMDQAVLPMGERPLLVRRGTAFTRIVVHRTQALDGKKYHVMFIGTEGGSVLKAVNYDKEMFIIEEVQLFQPREPIKVLRFSNTRGQLYAGSEYGAVQMPFSSCGRSGACVDCVLARDPYCVWDRTTAQCITLSTANADSELIQSLWAGDFSLCPASDPVKPVNQTVWLGGNLKLQCPPTSNLAETHWERDAQPLPSSPRHQILRDSLLILNASASDTGRYRCLALERSHSGKYTTTVAEYQLRVGPEGLPRRPEARTEGPSLAALQVSVAFLVILLAVLLGWNLYKGHLPLPGPCGRVKGAGRGQNQGAPEEGSARIAVAHLEVSEPGEAESKALVSGEGNCTSNNHYSTGEVTLGGGEEGESEARVTFPSLQFIDDESEK; from the exons ATGCATCCTCTAGTGGTCGTACGTTTATTTTggctcctccctctcgctctgaCGCTGGATGCCCATTCGCCACTGGACTGCATTCCGCGTAAAACGGTACCCTATCATA GAGAGAATGGTCGTCTGTTCCGTGAGGAGGGGGTGTGGAACTACTCCACCATGCTGCTGAGAGAGGACCTGGGTCTGTTGCTGCTGGGAGCCAGAGAGAACATCTACGCCCTGGACATCAACGACATCTCCAACAAGAAATCCTCC GTAAGTTGGAAAGTGACAGAGAAGCAGCAGAAGGAGTGCAGCTACAAAGGAAAAGATCAG ATAGAGTGCCAGAACTACATCAGGGTCCTGCATACGATGGAGGATGATAGGATGTATGTGTGTGGGACCAATGCCTTCAACCCAGAGTGTGACTACATG TCGTACAAAGATGGAGAGTTGACCTTGGAAAAGAAGAAAGAGGATGGCAAAGGGAAGTGTCCCTTCGATCCATTCCAGAGATACTCTTCTATCATGATCG acaaaaccCTCTACTCAGCCACCTCAATGAACTTCCTGGGTTCTGAGCCTGTGGTGATGCGCAGCTCTCCCTCCTCAATACGCACTGAGTTCAAGAGCTCCTGGCTACACG AGCCCAACTTCATCTCCATGGCCCAGATGCCAGAGAGTAAGAGCAGCTCAACAGGTGATGATGACAAGGTCTACCTGTTCTTCAGTGAGACCGCTGTGGAGTATGACTTCTACAGCAAACTGGTGGTGTCTCGCGTAGCACGTGTCtgcaag gGGGACCTTGGGGGCCAGAGGACCCTGCAGAAGAAGTGGACGTCGTTTCTAAAGGCCCGTGTGGACTGTCCTGTTCTGGAGTCCCAGCTACCCTACATCATACAGGACACCTACCGCTGGTGTGAGGAGGGAGACTGGAGAAGCTGTGTGTTCTACGCTGTATTCACATCACAGTC GGACAGGGCGGACCTCTCTGCAGTGTGTGCGTACAGGGTGTTGGACATCGGCAGGGTGTTCTCCGAGGGGAAGTACAAGACCCCGGTAACCGTGGAAACGTCCTTTGTGAAGTGGGTGATGTACAGCGGTGATGTCCCCTCCCCCAGACCTGGAGCT TGTATAAATGACGATGCTCGTAACCAGGGCATCACTCAAACTCTGGACCTGCCAGACCGGACCCTGCAGTTCATTAGAGACCGGCCCCTCATGGACCAGGCTGTTCTGCCCATGGGAGAGCGCCCCTTGCTGGTCAGGAGAGGCACTGCCTTCACACGCATCGTAGTACACAGAACACAGGCCCTGGATGGGAAGAAATACCATGTCATGTTCATaggcacag AGGGTGGCAGTGTGTTGAAAGCGGTTAACTACGATAAGGAGATGTTCATCATCGAGGAAGTGCAGCTCTTCCAGCCCCGTGAGCCAATCAAAGTCCTCCGTTTCTCCAACACAAGG ggtcagCTGTACGCAGGCTCTGAGTACGGTGCTGTTCAGATGCCGTTTAGTAGCTGTGGTCGTTCTGGCGCCTGTGTGGACTGTGTCCTGGCCAGAGACCCTTACTGTGTCTGGGACAGAACTACAGCCCAATGTATCACCCTGTCTACAGCTAACGCAGACAG TGAACTGATCCAAAGTTTATGGGCTGGAGACTTCTCTCTCTGCCCCGCCTCAG ACCCTGTGAAGCCTGTTAATCAGACTGTGTGGCTAGGTGGCAACCTGAAGCTCCAGTGCCCCCCCACTTCCAACCTGGCAGAGACCCACTGGGAGCGAGACGCCCAGCCCCTGCCCTCCTCGCCCCGCCACCAGATCCTCCGAGACAGCCTCCTTATCCTCAACGCCTCTGCCTCTGACACTGGCCGTTACCGCTGTCTGGCCCTGGAGCGTTCCCACAGTGGGAAGTACACCACCACTGTGGCTGAGTACCAGCTTAGAGTAGGCCCAGAAGGGCTCCCACGCAGACCTGAAGCCCGGACCGAGGGACCTTCCCTGGCCGCGCTGCAGGTGTCAGTGGCCTTCCTGGTGATTCTCCTGGCTGTCCTGCTGGGTTGGAACCTGTACAAGGGACATCTGCCCCTGCCTGGGCCCTGTGGGAGAGTgaagggagcagggagagggcaGAACCAAGGAGCTCCAGAGGAGGGGTCTGCTCGCATTGCCGTGGCCCACCTAGAGGTCTCAGAGCCTGGGGAGGCGGAGAGCAAGGCCCTGGTGTCTGGAGAAGGAAACTGCACCAGTAATAACCACTACTCTACTGGGGAGGTGACGttaggagggggtgaggagggggagagtgaaGCCAGAGTTACTTTCCCCTCATTGCAGTTCATTGATGATGAATCAGAGAAATGA